From a region of the uncultured Draconibacterium sp. genome:
- a CDS encoding FecR family protein, with translation MIQPDSNIYLLIAKYSQGNITEQEYYILKAWMEEDAENKRIFAEYLVFLKNAQRVRFSAKVDEHLAWKVIHSKLEKRRTFSIRPYLKYAAVLLVLLSLTVTYQLLHKNIGNEDVLAKANVIQPGKPKAILELGDGRSVKLEEINDSLLALAAGFNIQIKNDTIDYSKSDIISELTNTIHIPRGGEYNLVLSDGTRIWLNSESELTFPAKFKGNQRKISLKGEAYLEVAKNEKLPFIIEVEGAQVEVLGTSFNVKAYENIETTLVEGKVSIRTNSLTEAILNPGEQGVVTKESNEITVKQVDTRLYTSWVKGMFAFRSLSLDEIMKTFERWYNVTVTFENDELKQRRFTGNLKRNEEINPHLNVISLTTDVEFEISGEKILVKKS, from the coding sequence ATGATTCAACCAGATTCAAATATTTATCTGCTGATAGCAAAATATAGTCAGGGAAATATAACTGAGCAGGAATATTATATTTTGAAAGCATGGATGGAGGAAGATGCCGAGAATAAAAGGATCTTTGCAGAATACCTTGTTTTTCTGAAAAATGCGCAAAGAGTGCGTTTTTCAGCAAAGGTTGACGAACATTTAGCCTGGAAAGTTATTCATTCTAAGCTTGAAAAACGAAGAACATTCAGTATTCGGCCATATTTAAAGTATGCTGCTGTTCTGTTAGTTCTTCTCTCTTTAACTGTAACCTACCAGCTTTTACATAAAAATATTGGCAACGAGGACGTATTGGCAAAAGCAAATGTTATTCAACCCGGAAAGCCCAAAGCAATACTTGAGCTGGGAGATGGCAGGAGTGTAAAACTCGAGGAAATTAATGATTCGTTGTTAGCACTGGCTGCCGGGTTCAATATTCAGATAAAAAATGATACAATCGATTACAGCAAATCTGATATTATTTCGGAGCTTACCAACACCATTCATATTCCGCGAGGCGGAGAATACAACCTGGTATTGTCTGATGGCACACGTATCTGGCTTAATTCAGAATCGGAGCTTACATTCCCAGCAAAATTTAAAGGAAATCAGCGCAAAATATCTTTAAAAGGAGAAGCCTATCTGGAGGTTGCCAAAAACGAAAAGCTCCCATTTATAATAGAGGTTGAAGGAGCACAGGTTGAAGTGTTGGGCACTTCGTTTAATGTAAAAGCATACGAAAATATCGAAACTACATTGGTAGAAGGAAAAGTTAGCATCCGTACAAATTCATTAACCGAGGCTATTTTAAATCCGGGCGAACAGGGCGTTGTAACAAAAGAAAGCAATGAAATAACGGTAAAACAAGTAGATACCAGACTGTACACTTCATGGGTGAAAGGAATGTTCGCTTTCCGGAGTTTGTCACTGGACGAAATAATGAAAACTTTTGAACGCTGGTATAATGTTACGGTGACATTTGAAAATGACGAATTAAAACAACGTCGTTTTACTGGTAATTTAAAAAGAAATGAAGAGATCAATCCACATCTGAATGTAATCAGCCTTACAACTGATGTTGAATTTGAAATTTCAGGGGAAAAAATTCT